From one Salmo salar chromosome ssa09, Ssal_v3.1, whole genome shotgun sequence genomic stretch:
- the si:ch211-107m4.1 gene encoding heterogeneous nuclear ribonucleoprotein U-like protein 2 isoform X4 → MKLSEVKKLKVAELRAMLKERALDIKGLKAELVGRLMSAFEAELQAPESSDLGQDKGGPGLGEEPKPQDDDSPRASTVLAMEREVPLPGEEAKATGHDGDVAGAASSEMMVRPRADCSPTGVDTEAPAISAAKLDNTSTSQLEDVCVISTLTMSPCAETTADKEGLMEQTSLNQQVEQQKHVTQEESAQEQQGEEEHARGVSKRTATQEAEEDKTTSNQQLNTTSMSTRPIQNTFTTSQISLTDILYQDTSMLVVGQSKEDHAGSAVENRVEEEDSLSMVAQRGSSTASSLSLGSVTSDQTSQDTVFHMDKDKENRAGGGGEKRGVKRPAHGEMTRGRAYYEFKEEIQYNRAKSPPPQPESNGVDAEEDEGRVRLDSYGGDLHFEIGRDGCSGQPRFWERCPLLWSGCRLTHGTHQGRVGFEAMFEKKLVSPSLDPEDPEHHGLRLGWSVERWNSTLMLGDEDLSFGYDARGRKVTAGKEEEFGEPFSEGDVIGCYASFSKEEGVELSFHKNGRHMGMAFHLSPSALCGSVLYPHVLCKNTSITLNLDPTSPPWYPSPAGYTPLSSLPAGQRLSAPTPPTSKLQCEVLMMVGLPGAGKTHWARAHMKQYPEKRYTLLGTAGLLPCMKGQGRRESRLQQASQCLSELIKVAAQTPRNYILDQPNVHPSAQRQRLLWFAGFRRRAVVVFPSKEEWKRRLQEQQEEEGDKIPETDLHKVKVSCTLPEQGDLLEKVLFVELAREEAQALLEGYKKEAKSLLPPVPSAPKQRKKPRVRYNNPHSLGLQSYHLNKTRFRRMATQDYNPPKPLIKGRMDRGYNPVAAGDLRGWDHTWFNQEQPYPYGHQQYWTPQQLRYWNQSYQDQDYYGNKNQVYQDQGYYGSTS, encoded by the exons ATGAAACTGTCAGAAGTCAAAAAGCTAAAAGTGGCCGAACTACGAGCCATGCTCAAAGAACGAGCACTGGACATCAAAGGACTCAAGGCAGAACTTGTTGGGCGTTTGATGTCCGCATTCGAAGCTGAATTGCAAGCTCCAGAATCAAGCGATCTTGGACAAGACAAGGGAGGCCCTGGTCTTGGAGAAGAGCCGAAGCCACAAGATGACGATTCACCCAGAGCATCCACAGTGTTAGCGATGGAGAGAGAAGTCCCTCTACCGGGCGAGGAGGCGAAAGCCACTGGACACGATGGGGACGTTGCAGGCGCCGCAAGTTCAGAGATGATGGTGAGACCTAGAGCTGATTGTTCTCCTACCGGTGTAGACACGGAGGCACCTGCAATTTCAGCAGCCAAACTTGATAACACGTCAACAAGTCAATTGGAAGACGTGTGTGTAATCAGCACTTTGACCATGAGTCCGTGTGCAGAAACCACGGCAGACAAAGAAGGGTTGATGGAGCAGACCTCGTTAAATCAACAAGTAGAGCAACAGAAACATGTCACCCAAGAAGAGAGCGCTCAAGAACAACAGGGTGAGGAGGAACATGCACGTGGAGTCTCCAAACGGACTGCCACACAGGAAGCAGAGGAGGATAAAACGACATCAAACCAACAACTAAACACAACAAGCATGAGCACCAGGCCCATTCAAAACACATTTACTACATCACAGATATCACTGACAGACATCCTGTATCAAGACACAAGTATGTTGGTTGTTGGGCAGTCTAAAGAAGATCATGCAGGATCAGCTGTGGAGAACAGAGTTGAGGAGGAGGACAGTCTTTCCATGGTGGCCCAGAGAGGGAGCAGCACTGCATCCAGCCTCAGCCTGGGATCTGTGACCAGTGACCAGACCAGCCAGGACACGG TATTTCACATGGACAAAGACAAGGAAAATAGGgctggaggtggaggggagaagCGTGGGGTAAAGAGGCCTGCTCACGGTGAGATGACCAGAGGCAGGGCCTACTACGAATTCAAGGAGGAGATCCAGTACAACAG GGCCAAATCCCCACCGCCTCAGCCTGAGAGTAATGGTGTTGATGCCGAGGAAGACGAAGGGCGGGTCAGACTAGACTCCT ACGGCGGTGACTTGCACTTTGAGATCGGCCGGGACGGCTGCAGCGGCCAGCCAAGGTTCTGGGAGCGCTGCCCTCTCCTGTGGTCTGGGTGCAGACTGACACACGGAACTCACCAGGGGAGGGTGGGCTTCGAGGCTATGTTTGAGAAAAAGCTGGTGTCCCCATCACTGGACCCTGAGGACCCTGAGCACCATGGTCTGAGACTGGGCTGGTCAGTGGAGCGTTGGAACTCCACCCTGATGCTCG GTGATGAGGACTTGTCTTTCGGTTACGACGCTAGGGGCAGAAAAGTGACGGCTGGGAAAGAGGAGGAGTTTGGAGAGCCCTTTTCAGAGGGCGATGTCATTGGCTGTTATGCT TCTTTCTCTAAGGAGGAAGGAGTTGAGCTCTCCTTCCATAAGAACGGTCGCCATATGGGAATGGCGTTCCACCTGAGTCCGTCTGCTCTCTGCGGTTCTGTGCTGTACCCCCACGTCCTCTGCAAAAACACCTCTATCACCCTCAACTTGGACCCCACCTCTCCCCCCTGGTACCCCAGCCCTGCAGGGtacacccccctctcctccctgcctgCTGGACAAAGGCTCAGTGCCCCAACCCCACCAACCTCCAAACTGCAGTGTGAG gTGTTGATGATGGTGGGTCTGCCAGGGGCAGGTAAGACCCACTGGGCCAGGGCTCACATGAAGCAATACCCAGAGAAGAGATACACCCTGCTGGGCACCGCAGGCCTCCTACCCTGCATGAAG GGGCAGGGTCGTAGAGAGAGCAGGCTGCAGCAGGCCTCTCAGTGTCTCAGTGAGCTGATCAAGGTGGCGGCTCAGACTCCACGCAACTACATCCTGGACCAG CCCAACGTCCACCCCTCAGCTCAGCGCCAGAGGCTGCTGTGGTTCGCGGGTTTCAGGCGGAGGGCGGTGGTGGTGTTCCCATCtaaagaggagtggaagaggcGTCTGCAGGagcaacaggaggaggagggggacaagATCCCTGAAACGGATCTCCACAAGGTCAAAG TGAGCTGCACTCTGCCAGAGCAGGGGGACCTGCTGGAGAAGGTGCTGTTTGTGGAGCTAGCCAGAGAAGAGGCACAGGCTCTCTTGGAGGGGTACAAAAAAGAGGCGAAAAGCCTGCTCCCCCCTGTCCCCTCCGCCCCCAAACAACGGAAGAAACCCCGCGTCCGATATAATAACCCCCATAGCCTCGGACTTCAGTCTTATCACCTTAACAAGACCAGATTTAGAAGGATGGCCACGCAAGACTATAACCCCCCTAAACCGCTCATCAAGGGCCGGATGGACAGGGGGTACAATCCAGTGGCGGCTGGTGACTTGAGAG GTTGGGACCACACATGGTTCAACCAGGAGCAGCCATACCCGTATGGTCATCAGCAGTACTGGACACCACAGCAGCTCAGATAT tgGAATCAGAGTTACCAAGACCAGGACTATTACGGCAACAAGAATCAGGTTTACCAAGACCAGGGCTACTATG GCAGCACTAGTTGA
- the si:ch211-107m4.1 gene encoding heterogeneous nuclear ribonucleoprotein U-like protein 2 isoform X1, giving the protein MKLSEVKKLKVAELRAMLKERALDIKGLKAELVGRLMSAFEAELQAPESSDLGQDKGGPGLGEEPKPQDDDSPRASTVLAMEREVPLPGEEAKATGHDGDVAGAASSEMMVRPRADCSPTGVDTEAPAISAAKLDNTSTSQLEDVCVISTLTMSPCAETTADKEGLMEQTSLNQQVEQQKHVTQEESAQEQQGEEEHARGVSKRTATQEAEEDKTTSNQQLNTTSMSTRPIQNTFTTSQISLTDILYQDTSMLVVGQSKEDHAGSAVENRVEEEDSLSMVAQRGSSTASSLSLGSVTSDQTSQDTVFHMDKDKENRAGGGGEKRGVKRPAHGEMTRGRAYYEFKEEIQYNRAKSPPPQPESNGVDAEEDEGRVRLDSYGGDLHFEIGRDGCSGQPRFWERCPLLWSGCRLTHGTHQGRVGFEAMFEKKLVSPSLDPEDPEHHGLRLGWSVERWNSTLMLGDEDLSFGYDARGRKVTAGKEEEFGEPFSEGDVIGCYASFSKEEGVELSFHKNGRHMGMAFHLSPSALCGSVLYPHVLCKNTSITLNLDPTSPPWYPSPAGYTPLSSLPAGQRLSAPTPPTSKLQCEVLMMVGLPGAGKTHWARAHMKQYPEKRYTLLGTAGLLPCMKGQGRRESRLQQASQCLSELIKVAAQTPRNYILDQPNVHPSAQRQRLLWFAGFRRRAVVVFPSKEEWKRRLQEQQEEEGDKIPETDLHKVKVSCTLPEQGDLLEKVLFVELAREEAQALLEGYKKEAKSLLPPVPSAPKQRKKPRVRYNNPHSLGLQSYHLNKTRFRRMATQDYNPPKPLIKGRMDRGYNPVAAGDLRGWDHTWFNQEQPYPYGHQQYWTPQQLRYDEPFNGANYQYRSNDFNHEAYREYNRQLNYNKQLECYRQEECYRQEACYRQWNQSYQDQDYYGNKNQVYQDQGYYGNRNYAYDSYHYHGYC; this is encoded by the exons ATGAAACTGTCAGAAGTCAAAAAGCTAAAAGTGGCCGAACTACGAGCCATGCTCAAAGAACGAGCACTGGACATCAAAGGACTCAAGGCAGAACTTGTTGGGCGTTTGATGTCCGCATTCGAAGCTGAATTGCAAGCTCCAGAATCAAGCGATCTTGGACAAGACAAGGGAGGCCCTGGTCTTGGAGAAGAGCCGAAGCCACAAGATGACGATTCACCCAGAGCATCCACAGTGTTAGCGATGGAGAGAGAAGTCCCTCTACCGGGCGAGGAGGCGAAAGCCACTGGACACGATGGGGACGTTGCAGGCGCCGCAAGTTCAGAGATGATGGTGAGACCTAGAGCTGATTGTTCTCCTACCGGTGTAGACACGGAGGCACCTGCAATTTCAGCAGCCAAACTTGATAACACGTCAACAAGTCAATTGGAAGACGTGTGTGTAATCAGCACTTTGACCATGAGTCCGTGTGCAGAAACCACGGCAGACAAAGAAGGGTTGATGGAGCAGACCTCGTTAAATCAACAAGTAGAGCAACAGAAACATGTCACCCAAGAAGAGAGCGCTCAAGAACAACAGGGTGAGGAGGAACATGCACGTGGAGTCTCCAAACGGACTGCCACACAGGAAGCAGAGGAGGATAAAACGACATCAAACCAACAACTAAACACAACAAGCATGAGCACCAGGCCCATTCAAAACACATTTACTACATCACAGATATCACTGACAGACATCCTGTATCAAGACACAAGTATGTTGGTTGTTGGGCAGTCTAAAGAAGATCATGCAGGATCAGCTGTGGAGAACAGAGTTGAGGAGGAGGACAGTCTTTCCATGGTGGCCCAGAGAGGGAGCAGCACTGCATCCAGCCTCAGCCTGGGATCTGTGACCAGTGACCAGACCAGCCAGGACACGG TATTTCACATGGACAAAGACAAGGAAAATAGGgctggaggtggaggggagaagCGTGGGGTAAAGAGGCCTGCTCACGGTGAGATGACCAGAGGCAGGGCCTACTACGAATTCAAGGAGGAGATCCAGTACAACAG GGCCAAATCCCCACCGCCTCAGCCTGAGAGTAATGGTGTTGATGCCGAGGAAGACGAAGGGCGGGTCAGACTAGACTCCT ACGGCGGTGACTTGCACTTTGAGATCGGCCGGGACGGCTGCAGCGGCCAGCCAAGGTTCTGGGAGCGCTGCCCTCTCCTGTGGTCTGGGTGCAGACTGACACACGGAACTCACCAGGGGAGGGTGGGCTTCGAGGCTATGTTTGAGAAAAAGCTGGTGTCCCCATCACTGGACCCTGAGGACCCTGAGCACCATGGTCTGAGACTGGGCTGGTCAGTGGAGCGTTGGAACTCCACCCTGATGCTCG GTGATGAGGACTTGTCTTTCGGTTACGACGCTAGGGGCAGAAAAGTGACGGCTGGGAAAGAGGAGGAGTTTGGAGAGCCCTTTTCAGAGGGCGATGTCATTGGCTGTTATGCT TCTTTCTCTAAGGAGGAAGGAGTTGAGCTCTCCTTCCATAAGAACGGTCGCCATATGGGAATGGCGTTCCACCTGAGTCCGTCTGCTCTCTGCGGTTCTGTGCTGTACCCCCACGTCCTCTGCAAAAACACCTCTATCACCCTCAACTTGGACCCCACCTCTCCCCCCTGGTACCCCAGCCCTGCAGGGtacacccccctctcctccctgcctgCTGGACAAAGGCTCAGTGCCCCAACCCCACCAACCTCCAAACTGCAGTGTGAG gTGTTGATGATGGTGGGTCTGCCAGGGGCAGGTAAGACCCACTGGGCCAGGGCTCACATGAAGCAATACCCAGAGAAGAGATACACCCTGCTGGGCACCGCAGGCCTCCTACCCTGCATGAAG GGGCAGGGTCGTAGAGAGAGCAGGCTGCAGCAGGCCTCTCAGTGTCTCAGTGAGCTGATCAAGGTGGCGGCTCAGACTCCACGCAACTACATCCTGGACCAG CCCAACGTCCACCCCTCAGCTCAGCGCCAGAGGCTGCTGTGGTTCGCGGGTTTCAGGCGGAGGGCGGTGGTGGTGTTCCCATCtaaagaggagtggaagaggcGTCTGCAGGagcaacaggaggaggagggggacaagATCCCTGAAACGGATCTCCACAAGGTCAAAG TGAGCTGCACTCTGCCAGAGCAGGGGGACCTGCTGGAGAAGGTGCTGTTTGTGGAGCTAGCCAGAGAAGAGGCACAGGCTCTCTTGGAGGGGTACAAAAAAGAGGCGAAAAGCCTGCTCCCCCCTGTCCCCTCCGCCCCCAAACAACGGAAGAAACCCCGCGTCCGATATAATAACCCCCATAGCCTCGGACTTCAGTCTTATCACCTTAACAAGACCAGATTTAGAAGGATGGCCACGCAAGACTATAACCCCCCTAAACCGCTCATCAAGGGCCGGATGGACAGGGGGTACAATCCAGTGGCGGCTGGTGACTTGAGAG GTTGGGACCACACATGGTTCAACCAGGAGCAGCCATACCCGTATGGTCATCAGCAGTACTGGACACCACAGCAGCTCAGATAT GATGAACCGTTCAATGGAGCGAACTACCAGTACCGCAGCAATGACTTTAACCATGAAGCATACAGGGAGTACAACAGACAGCTAAACTACAACAAACAGCTAGAATGCTACAGACAGGAAGAATGCTACAGACAGGAAGCATGCTACAGACAG tgGAATCAGAGTTACCAAGACCAGGACTATTACGGCAACAAGAATCAGGTTTACCAAGACCAGGGCTACTATGGTAACAGGAACTACGCTTACGATAGTTACcattaccatggttactgttAA
- the si:ch211-107m4.1 gene encoding heterogeneous nuclear ribonucleoprotein U-like protein 2 isoform X3, with amino-acid sequence MKLSEVKKLKVAELRAMLKERALDIKGLKAELVGRLMSAFEAELQAPESSDLGQDKGGPGLGEEPKPQDDDSPRASTVLAMEREVPLPGEEAKATGHDGDVAGAASSEMMVRPRADCSPTGVDTEAPAISAAKLDNTSTSQLEDVCVISTLTMSPCAETTADKEGLMEQTSLNQQVEQQKHVTQEESAQEQQGEEEHARGVSKRTATQEAEEDKTTSNQQLNTTSMSTRPIQNTFTTSQISLTDILYQDTSMLVVGQSKEDHAGSAVENRVEEEDSLSMVAQRGSSTASSLSLGSVTSDQTSQDTVFHMDKDKENRAGGGGEKRGVKRPAHGEMTRGRAYYEFKEEIQYNRAKSPPPQPESNGVDAEEDEGRVRLDSYGGDLHFEIGRDGCSGQPRFWERCPLLWSGCRLTHGTHQGRVGFEAMFEKKLVSPSLDPEDPEHHGLRLGWSVERWNSTLMLGDEDLSFGYDARGRKVTAGKEEEFGEPFSEGDVIGCYASFSKEEGVELSFHKNGRHMGMAFHLSPSALCGSVLYPHVLCKNTSITLNLDPTSPPWYPSPAGYTPLSSLPAGQRLSAPTPPTSKLQCEVLMMVGLPGAGKTHWARAHMKQYPEKRYTLLGTAGLLPCMKGQGRRESRLQQASQCLSELIKVAAQTPRNYILDQPNVHPSAQRQRLLWFAGFRRRAVVVFPSKEEWKRRLQEQQEEEGDKIPETDLHKVKVSCTLPEQGDLLEKVLFVELAREEAQALLEGYKKEAKSLLPPVPSAPKQRKKPRVRYNNPHSLGLQSYHLNKTRFRRMATQDYNPPKPLIKGRMDRGYNPVAAGDLRGWDHTWFNQEQPYPYGHQQYWTPQQLRYWNQSYQDQDYYGNKNQVYQDQGYYGNRNYAYDSYHYHGYC; translated from the exons ATGAAACTGTCAGAAGTCAAAAAGCTAAAAGTGGCCGAACTACGAGCCATGCTCAAAGAACGAGCACTGGACATCAAAGGACTCAAGGCAGAACTTGTTGGGCGTTTGATGTCCGCATTCGAAGCTGAATTGCAAGCTCCAGAATCAAGCGATCTTGGACAAGACAAGGGAGGCCCTGGTCTTGGAGAAGAGCCGAAGCCACAAGATGACGATTCACCCAGAGCATCCACAGTGTTAGCGATGGAGAGAGAAGTCCCTCTACCGGGCGAGGAGGCGAAAGCCACTGGACACGATGGGGACGTTGCAGGCGCCGCAAGTTCAGAGATGATGGTGAGACCTAGAGCTGATTGTTCTCCTACCGGTGTAGACACGGAGGCACCTGCAATTTCAGCAGCCAAACTTGATAACACGTCAACAAGTCAATTGGAAGACGTGTGTGTAATCAGCACTTTGACCATGAGTCCGTGTGCAGAAACCACGGCAGACAAAGAAGGGTTGATGGAGCAGACCTCGTTAAATCAACAAGTAGAGCAACAGAAACATGTCACCCAAGAAGAGAGCGCTCAAGAACAACAGGGTGAGGAGGAACATGCACGTGGAGTCTCCAAACGGACTGCCACACAGGAAGCAGAGGAGGATAAAACGACATCAAACCAACAACTAAACACAACAAGCATGAGCACCAGGCCCATTCAAAACACATTTACTACATCACAGATATCACTGACAGACATCCTGTATCAAGACACAAGTATGTTGGTTGTTGGGCAGTCTAAAGAAGATCATGCAGGATCAGCTGTGGAGAACAGAGTTGAGGAGGAGGACAGTCTTTCCATGGTGGCCCAGAGAGGGAGCAGCACTGCATCCAGCCTCAGCCTGGGATCTGTGACCAGTGACCAGACCAGCCAGGACACGG TATTTCACATGGACAAAGACAAGGAAAATAGGgctggaggtggaggggagaagCGTGGGGTAAAGAGGCCTGCTCACGGTGAGATGACCAGAGGCAGGGCCTACTACGAATTCAAGGAGGAGATCCAGTACAACAG GGCCAAATCCCCACCGCCTCAGCCTGAGAGTAATGGTGTTGATGCCGAGGAAGACGAAGGGCGGGTCAGACTAGACTCCT ACGGCGGTGACTTGCACTTTGAGATCGGCCGGGACGGCTGCAGCGGCCAGCCAAGGTTCTGGGAGCGCTGCCCTCTCCTGTGGTCTGGGTGCAGACTGACACACGGAACTCACCAGGGGAGGGTGGGCTTCGAGGCTATGTTTGAGAAAAAGCTGGTGTCCCCATCACTGGACCCTGAGGACCCTGAGCACCATGGTCTGAGACTGGGCTGGTCAGTGGAGCGTTGGAACTCCACCCTGATGCTCG GTGATGAGGACTTGTCTTTCGGTTACGACGCTAGGGGCAGAAAAGTGACGGCTGGGAAAGAGGAGGAGTTTGGAGAGCCCTTTTCAGAGGGCGATGTCATTGGCTGTTATGCT TCTTTCTCTAAGGAGGAAGGAGTTGAGCTCTCCTTCCATAAGAACGGTCGCCATATGGGAATGGCGTTCCACCTGAGTCCGTCTGCTCTCTGCGGTTCTGTGCTGTACCCCCACGTCCTCTGCAAAAACACCTCTATCACCCTCAACTTGGACCCCACCTCTCCCCCCTGGTACCCCAGCCCTGCAGGGtacacccccctctcctccctgcctgCTGGACAAAGGCTCAGTGCCCCAACCCCACCAACCTCCAAACTGCAGTGTGAG gTGTTGATGATGGTGGGTCTGCCAGGGGCAGGTAAGACCCACTGGGCCAGGGCTCACATGAAGCAATACCCAGAGAAGAGATACACCCTGCTGGGCACCGCAGGCCTCCTACCCTGCATGAAG GGGCAGGGTCGTAGAGAGAGCAGGCTGCAGCAGGCCTCTCAGTGTCTCAGTGAGCTGATCAAGGTGGCGGCTCAGACTCCACGCAACTACATCCTGGACCAG CCCAACGTCCACCCCTCAGCTCAGCGCCAGAGGCTGCTGTGGTTCGCGGGTTTCAGGCGGAGGGCGGTGGTGGTGTTCCCATCtaaagaggagtggaagaggcGTCTGCAGGagcaacaggaggaggagggggacaagATCCCTGAAACGGATCTCCACAAGGTCAAAG TGAGCTGCACTCTGCCAGAGCAGGGGGACCTGCTGGAGAAGGTGCTGTTTGTGGAGCTAGCCAGAGAAGAGGCACAGGCTCTCTTGGAGGGGTACAAAAAAGAGGCGAAAAGCCTGCTCCCCCCTGTCCCCTCCGCCCCCAAACAACGGAAGAAACCCCGCGTCCGATATAATAACCCCCATAGCCTCGGACTTCAGTCTTATCACCTTAACAAGACCAGATTTAGAAGGATGGCCACGCAAGACTATAACCCCCCTAAACCGCTCATCAAGGGCCGGATGGACAGGGGGTACAATCCAGTGGCGGCTGGTGACTTGAGAG GTTGGGACCACACATGGTTCAACCAGGAGCAGCCATACCCGTATGGTCATCAGCAGTACTGGACACCACAGCAGCTCAGATAT tgGAATCAGAGTTACCAAGACCAGGACTATTACGGCAACAAGAATCAGGTTTACCAAGACCAGGGCTACTATGGTAACAGGAACTACGCTTACGATAGTTACcattaccatggttactgttAA
- the si:ch211-107m4.1 gene encoding heterogeneous nuclear ribonucleoprotein U-like protein 2 isoform X2, with amino-acid sequence MKLSEVKKLKVAELRAMLKERALDIKGLKAELVGRLMSAFEAELQAPESSDLGQDKGGPGLGEEPKPQDDDSPRASTVLAMEREVPLPGEEAKATGHDGDVAGAASSEMMVRPRADCSPTGVDTEAPAISAAKLDNTSTSQLEDVCVISTLTMSPCAETTADKEGLMEQTSLNQQVEQQKHVTQEESAQEQQGEEEHARGVSKRTATQEAEEDKTTSNQQLNTTSMSTRPIQNTFTTSQISLTDILYQDTSMLVVGQSKEDHAGSAVENRVEEEDSLSMVAQRGSSTASSLSLGSVTSDQTSQDTVFHMDKDKENRAGGGGEKRGVKRPAHGEMTRGRAYYEFKEEIQYNRAKSPPPQPESNGVDAEEDEGRVRLDSYGGDLHFEIGRDGCSGQPRFWERCPLLWSGCRLTHGTHQGRVGFEAMFEKKLVSPSLDPEDPEHHGLRLGWSVERWNSTLMLGDEDLSFGYDARGRKVTAGKEEEFGEPFSEGDVIGCYASFSKEEGVELSFHKNGRHMGMAFHLSPSALCGSVLYPHVLCKNTSITLNLDPTSPPWYPSPAGYTPLSSLPAGQRLSAPTPPTSKLQCEVLMMVGLPGAGKTHWARAHMKQYPEKRYTLLGTAGLLPCMKGQGRRESRLQQASQCLSELIKVAAQTPRNYILDQPNVHPSAQRQRLLWFAGFRRRAVVVFPSKEEWKRRLQEQQEEEGDKIPETDLHKVKVSCTLPEQGDLLEKVLFVELAREEAQALLEGYKKEAKSLLPPVPSAPKQRKKPRVRYNNPHSLGLQSYHLNKTRFRRMATQDYNPPKPLIKGRMDRGYNPVAAGDLRGWDHTWFNQEQPYPYGHQQYWTPQQLRYDEPFNGANYQYRSNDFNHEAYREYNRQLNYNKQLECYRQEECYRQEACYRQWNQSYQDQDYYGNKNQVYQDQGYYGSTS; translated from the exons ATGAAACTGTCAGAAGTCAAAAAGCTAAAAGTGGCCGAACTACGAGCCATGCTCAAAGAACGAGCACTGGACATCAAAGGACTCAAGGCAGAACTTGTTGGGCGTTTGATGTCCGCATTCGAAGCTGAATTGCAAGCTCCAGAATCAAGCGATCTTGGACAAGACAAGGGAGGCCCTGGTCTTGGAGAAGAGCCGAAGCCACAAGATGACGATTCACCCAGAGCATCCACAGTGTTAGCGATGGAGAGAGAAGTCCCTCTACCGGGCGAGGAGGCGAAAGCCACTGGACACGATGGGGACGTTGCAGGCGCCGCAAGTTCAGAGATGATGGTGAGACCTAGAGCTGATTGTTCTCCTACCGGTGTAGACACGGAGGCACCTGCAATTTCAGCAGCCAAACTTGATAACACGTCAACAAGTCAATTGGAAGACGTGTGTGTAATCAGCACTTTGACCATGAGTCCGTGTGCAGAAACCACGGCAGACAAAGAAGGGTTGATGGAGCAGACCTCGTTAAATCAACAAGTAGAGCAACAGAAACATGTCACCCAAGAAGAGAGCGCTCAAGAACAACAGGGTGAGGAGGAACATGCACGTGGAGTCTCCAAACGGACTGCCACACAGGAAGCAGAGGAGGATAAAACGACATCAAACCAACAACTAAACACAACAAGCATGAGCACCAGGCCCATTCAAAACACATTTACTACATCACAGATATCACTGACAGACATCCTGTATCAAGACACAAGTATGTTGGTTGTTGGGCAGTCTAAAGAAGATCATGCAGGATCAGCTGTGGAGAACAGAGTTGAGGAGGAGGACAGTCTTTCCATGGTGGCCCAGAGAGGGAGCAGCACTGCATCCAGCCTCAGCCTGGGATCTGTGACCAGTGACCAGACCAGCCAGGACACGG TATTTCACATGGACAAAGACAAGGAAAATAGGgctggaggtggaggggagaagCGTGGGGTAAAGAGGCCTGCTCACGGTGAGATGACCAGAGGCAGGGCCTACTACGAATTCAAGGAGGAGATCCAGTACAACAG GGCCAAATCCCCACCGCCTCAGCCTGAGAGTAATGGTGTTGATGCCGAGGAAGACGAAGGGCGGGTCAGACTAGACTCCT ACGGCGGTGACTTGCACTTTGAGATCGGCCGGGACGGCTGCAGCGGCCAGCCAAGGTTCTGGGAGCGCTGCCCTCTCCTGTGGTCTGGGTGCAGACTGACACACGGAACTCACCAGGGGAGGGTGGGCTTCGAGGCTATGTTTGAGAAAAAGCTGGTGTCCCCATCACTGGACCCTGAGGACCCTGAGCACCATGGTCTGAGACTGGGCTGGTCAGTGGAGCGTTGGAACTCCACCCTGATGCTCG GTGATGAGGACTTGTCTTTCGGTTACGACGCTAGGGGCAGAAAAGTGACGGCTGGGAAAGAGGAGGAGTTTGGAGAGCCCTTTTCAGAGGGCGATGTCATTGGCTGTTATGCT TCTTTCTCTAAGGAGGAAGGAGTTGAGCTCTCCTTCCATAAGAACGGTCGCCATATGGGAATGGCGTTCCACCTGAGTCCGTCTGCTCTCTGCGGTTCTGTGCTGTACCCCCACGTCCTCTGCAAAAACACCTCTATCACCCTCAACTTGGACCCCACCTCTCCCCCCTGGTACCCCAGCCCTGCAGGGtacacccccctctcctccctgcctgCTGGACAAAGGCTCAGTGCCCCAACCCCACCAACCTCCAAACTGCAGTGTGAG gTGTTGATGATGGTGGGTCTGCCAGGGGCAGGTAAGACCCACTGGGCCAGGGCTCACATGAAGCAATACCCAGAGAAGAGATACACCCTGCTGGGCACCGCAGGCCTCCTACCCTGCATGAAG GGGCAGGGTCGTAGAGAGAGCAGGCTGCAGCAGGCCTCTCAGTGTCTCAGTGAGCTGATCAAGGTGGCGGCTCAGACTCCACGCAACTACATCCTGGACCAG CCCAACGTCCACCCCTCAGCTCAGCGCCAGAGGCTGCTGTGGTTCGCGGGTTTCAGGCGGAGGGCGGTGGTGGTGTTCCCATCtaaagaggagtggaagaggcGTCTGCAGGagcaacaggaggaggagggggacaagATCCCTGAAACGGATCTCCACAAGGTCAAAG TGAGCTGCACTCTGCCAGAGCAGGGGGACCTGCTGGAGAAGGTGCTGTTTGTGGAGCTAGCCAGAGAAGAGGCACAGGCTCTCTTGGAGGGGTACAAAAAAGAGGCGAAAAGCCTGCTCCCCCCTGTCCCCTCCGCCCCCAAACAACGGAAGAAACCCCGCGTCCGATATAATAACCCCCATAGCCTCGGACTTCAGTCTTATCACCTTAACAAGACCAGATTTAGAAGGATGGCCACGCAAGACTATAACCCCCCTAAACCGCTCATCAAGGGCCGGATGGACAGGGGGTACAATCCAGTGGCGGCTGGTGACTTGAGAG GTTGGGACCACACATGGTTCAACCAGGAGCAGCCATACCCGTATGGTCATCAGCAGTACTGGACACCACAGCAGCTCAGATAT GATGAACCGTTCAATGGAGCGAACTACCAGTACCGCAGCAATGACTTTAACCATGAAGCATACAGGGAGTACAACAGACAGCTAAACTACAACAAACAGCTAGAATGCTACAGACAGGAAGAATGCTACAGACAGGAAGCATGCTACAGACAG tgGAATCAGAGTTACCAAGACCAGGACTATTACGGCAACAAGAATCAGGTTTACCAAGACCAGGGCTACTATG GCAGCACTAGTTGA